In one Solanum lycopersicum chromosome 11, SLM_r2.1 genomic region, the following are encoded:
- the LOC101248935 gene encoding UTP--glucose-1-phosphate uridylyltransferase codes for MATATTLSPADAEKLNNLKSAVAGLNQISENEKSGFINLVGRYLSGEAQHIDWSKIQTPTDEVVVPYDKLAPLSEDPAETKKLLDKLVVLKLNGGLGTTMGCTGPKSVIEVRNGLTFLDLIVKQIEALNAKFGCSVPLLLMNSFNTHDDTLKIVEKYANSNIDIHTFNQSQYPRLVTEDFAPLPCKGNSGKDGWYPPGHGDVFPSLMNSGKLDALLAKGKEYVFVANSDNLGAIVDLKILNHLILNKNEYCMEVTPKTLADVKGGTLISYEGKVQLLEIAQVPDEHVNEFKSIEKFKIFNTNNLWVSLSAIKRLVEADALKMEIIPNPKEVDGVKVLQLETAAGAAIKFFDRAIGANVPRSRFLPVKATSDLLLVQSDLYTLTDEGYVIRNPARSNPSNPSIELGPEFKKVANFLGRFKSIPSIIDLGSLKVTGDVWFGSSVTLKGKVTVAAKSGVKLEIPDGAVIANKDINGPEDI; via the exons ATGGCTACTGCTACTACTCTCTCTCCTGCTGATGCTGAAAAGCTCAACAACCTCAAATCTGCCGTCGCCGGTCTAAATCAAAtcag TGAAAATGAGAAATCTGGATTTATTAACCTTGTCGGTCGCTATCTAAG TGGTGAAGCACAACACATTGACTGGAGTAAGATCCAGACGCCAACTGATGAAGTTGTGGTGCCTTATGACAAGTTAGCACCTCTTTCTGAAG ATCCCGCGGAAACTAAGAAGCTTTTGGACAAACTTGTTGTCCTGAAGCTCAATGGAGGCTTGGGAACAACAATGGGATGCACGGGTCCCAA ATCAGTTATTGAAGTTCGTAATGGTTTGACATTCCTTGACTTGATTGTCAAGCAAATTGAG GCACTCAATGCCAAGTTCGGATGCAGTGTTCCCCTGCTTTTGATGAATTCGTTCAACACCCACGATGATACACTGAAG attgttgaaaaatatgcaAACTCAAACATTgatattcatacattcaatcaG AGCCAGTACCCTCGCCTGGTTACTGAAGACTTTGCCCCACTTCCATGCAAAGGCAATTCCGGAAAAGATGGATG GTACCCTCCAGGTCATGGTGATGTTTTCCCTTCTTTGATGAATAGTGGAAAGCTTGATGCACTACTAGCAAAG GGCAAGGAATATGTCTTTGTTGCAAACTCTGATAATTTGGGCGCCATTGTTGATTTGA AAATCTTAAATCATTTGATCCTAAACAAAAATGAGTACTGCATGGAG GTTACTCCCAAAACTTTAGCTGATGTCAAAGGTGGCACCTTAATCTCATATGAAGGAAAAGTACAG CTATTGGAAATAGCACAAGTCCCTGATGAACAT GTCAATGAATTCAAGTcaattgaaaaattcaaaattttcaacacCAACAACTT GTGGGTGAGTCTTAGTGCTATTAAAAGACTTGTAGAAGCAGATGCACTCAAGATGGAGATTATTCCCAACCCAAAG GAAGTAGACGGAGTTAAAGTTCTTCAACTTGAAACTGCTGCCGGTGCTGCGATTAAG TTTTTCGACCGTGCAATTGGTGCTAATGTTCCTCGATCTCGTTTCCTTCCCGTGAAAGCAACTTCAGATTTGCTCCTTGTTCAG TCTGATCTTTACACCTTGACTGATGAGGGCTATGTCATCCGAAACCCGGCCAGGTCTAATCCGTCCAACCCATCCATCGAGTTAGGACCTGAATTCAAGAAG GTGGCCAACTTCTTAGGCCGTTTCAAGTCCATTCCCAGCATCATTGATCTAGGTAGCTTGAAGGTGACCGGTGATGTATGGTTCGGATCTAGCGTTACCCTAAAG GGGAAAGTGACTGTTGCAGCCAAATCCGGAGTGAAGCTAGAAATTCCAGATGGTGCTGTGATTGCAAACAAG GACATCAATGGACCTGAGGATATATAG
- the LOC101249420 gene encoding inositol diphosphatase DSP1 isoform X1 produces MRLENGDRSTCRPIVNSSSDEDDDGGLLPESYLPVLDGEGLLVPPLNFAMVDYGVFRSGFPDTANFAFLQTLGLRSIIYLCPERYPEDNVEFLNANGIRLFQFAIEGSKVEEPPLVNIPEETIKEALKVVLDEKNRPLLIHCKRGKHRTGSLVGCLRKLQKWCLTSIFDEYQRYAAEKARVSDLRFMELFDISSFKQPPTFCSHSPN; encoded by the exons ATGCGATTGGAGAACGGCGATCGATCCACGTGTCGTCCGATCGTTAATTCCAGCTCCGACGAAGACGACGACGGCGGTTTGCTGCCGGAGAGTTATTTACCGGTGTTGGATGGTGAAGGACTACTTGTTCCGCCTCTCAATTTCGCTATGGTTGATTACGGCGTTTTCCGGTCTGGTTTTCCTGATACTGCTAACTTTGCCTTTTTACAAACCCTAGGTCTTCGTTCTATCAT ATATTTGTGTCCAGAGCGATATCCTGAAGATAATGTGGAGTTTCTAAATGCGAATGGAATTCGGCTTTTTCAGTTTGCTATTGAAGGATCTAAGGTTGAG GAGCCACCATTGGTTAACATCCCAGAGGAAACAATAAAGGAAGCTTTGAAAGTTGTCCTTG ATGAAAAGAACCGCCCTCTGTTAATTCACTGCAAAAGAGGAAAG CACCGAACTGGTAGTCTTGTGGGGTGTCTCAGAAAATTACAGAAATGGTGCCTCACCTCAATTTTTGATGAGTACCAAAGGTATGCTGCTGAAAAAGCTAGAGTATCAGATCTGAGGTTCATGGAGTTGTTTGACATTTCCAGCTTCAAGCAGCCACCAACATTCTGTTCACATTCCCCGAACTAA
- the LOC101249420 gene encoding inositol diphosphatase DSP1 isoform X2 yields MRLENGDRSTCRPIVNSSSDEDDDGGLLPESYLPVLDGEGLLVPPLNFAMVDYGVFRSGFPDTANFAFLQTLGLRSIIYLCPERYPEDNVEFLNANGIRLFQFAIEGSKEPPLVNIPEETIKEALKVVLDEKNRPLLIHCKRGKHRTGSLVGCLRKLQKWCLTSIFDEYQRYAAEKARVSDLRFMELFDISSFKQPPTFCSHSPN; encoded by the exons ATGCGATTGGAGAACGGCGATCGATCCACGTGTCGTCCGATCGTTAATTCCAGCTCCGACGAAGACGACGACGGCGGTTTGCTGCCGGAGAGTTATTTACCGGTGTTGGATGGTGAAGGACTACTTGTTCCGCCTCTCAATTTCGCTATGGTTGATTACGGCGTTTTCCGGTCTGGTTTTCCTGATACTGCTAACTTTGCCTTTTTACAAACCCTAGGTCTTCGTTCTATCAT ATATTTGTGTCCAGAGCGATATCCTGAAGATAATGTGGAGTTTCTAAATGCGAATGGAATTCGGCTTTTTCAGTTTGCTATTGAAGGATCTAAG GAGCCACCATTGGTTAACATCCCAGAGGAAACAATAAAGGAAGCTTTGAAAGTTGTCCTTG ATGAAAAGAACCGCCCTCTGTTAATTCACTGCAAAAGAGGAAAG CACCGAACTGGTAGTCTTGTGGGGTGTCTCAGAAAATTACAGAAATGGTGCCTCACCTCAATTTTTGATGAGTACCAAAGGTATGCTGCTGAAAAAGCTAGAGTATCAGATCTGAGGTTCATGGAGTTGTTTGACATTTCCAGCTTCAAGCAGCCACCAACATTCTGTTCACATTCCCCGAACTAA
- the LOC101249420 gene encoding inositol diphosphatase DSP1 isoform X3: protein MRLENGDRSTCRPIVNSSSDEDDDGGLLPESYLPVLDGEGLLVPPLNFAMVDYGVFRSGFPDTANFAFLQTLGLRSIIYLCPERYPEDNVEFLNANGIRLFQFAIEGSKVEEPPLVNIPEETIKEALKVVLAPNW, encoded by the exons ATGCGATTGGAGAACGGCGATCGATCCACGTGTCGTCCGATCGTTAATTCCAGCTCCGACGAAGACGACGACGGCGGTTTGCTGCCGGAGAGTTATTTACCGGTGTTGGATGGTGAAGGACTACTTGTTCCGCCTCTCAATTTCGCTATGGTTGATTACGGCGTTTTCCGGTCTGGTTTTCCTGATACTGCTAACTTTGCCTTTTTACAAACCCTAGGTCTTCGTTCTATCAT ATATTTGTGTCCAGAGCGATATCCTGAAGATAATGTGGAGTTTCTAAATGCGAATGGAATTCGGCTTTTTCAGTTTGCTATTGAAGGATCTAAGGTTGAG GAGCCACCATTGGTTAACATCCCAGAGGAAACAATAAAGGAAGCTTTGAAAGTTGTCCTTG CACCGAACTGGTAG